From one Agathobaculum sp. NTUH-O15-33 genomic stretch:
- a CDS encoding YebC/PmpR family DNA-binding transcriptional regulator — translation MSGHSKWHNIAKRKGANDAKKAKIFTKIGREMAIAIKEGGSANPDFNARLRDCVAKAKANNMPNDNIKRTLDKYSGANGQIEYEANTYEGYGVGGTAVIVETLTDNRNRTVADVRHLFDKYGAGLGASNCVSWQFDKKGVIIMEREDKDEDTVMMQALEAGAEDFQADEDTFEIYTTPEDFSAVREALETLGYSFVEAEIEMVPQNYVSLESEEDMAKMRKMLDGLEDNDDVQAVWHNWENEDEYEG, via the coding sequence ATGTCGGGACATTCCAAGTGGCATAATATTGCCAAGCGCAAGGGCGCGAACGACGCGAAAAAGGCAAAGATCTTCACCAAGATCGGCCGAGAGATGGCGATCGCCATCAAGGAGGGCGGTTCGGCAAACCCGGACTTCAACGCCCGCCTGCGCGATTGTGTGGCCAAGGCCAAGGCCAACAATATGCCCAACGACAATATCAAGCGCACGCTGGATAAATATTCCGGCGCGAACGGCCAGATCGAATACGAAGCCAACACCTACGAGGGCTACGGCGTAGGCGGCACGGCCGTGATCGTCGAAACGCTGACCGATAACCGCAACCGCACCGTGGCCGATGTGCGCCATCTGTTTGACAAGTACGGCGCGGGTCTCGGCGCGTCGAACTGCGTGTCTTGGCAGTTTGATAAAAAGGGCGTCATCATCATGGAGCGCGAGGATAAGGACGAGGACACCGTCATGATGCAGGCGCTCGAAGCCGGCGCGGAGGATTTTCAGGCCGACGAGGACACCTTTGAGATCTACACCACGCCCGAGGATTTTTCCGCCGTGCGCGAAGCGCTCGAAACGCTGGGCTATTCGTTTGTAGAGGCCGAGATCGAAATGGTGCCGCAGAACTATGTTTCCCTCGAAAGCGAGGAAGACATGGCCAAAATGCGCAAAATGCTCGACGGGCTTGAGGATAACGACGATGTGCAAGCGGTCTGGCACAACTGGGAGAACGAGGATGAGTACGAGGGATGA
- a CDS encoding sodium:solute symporter family protein has protein sequence MRLAALDWVIVALFILGITAIGLMASKKAHGKKEELLVAGRNVGMYVMLASVVAGEWGAITMVYQAEAGYNNGLSAMFLGVVIVIGSVLAGMGGYFAVWVRRLKIMTIPEIMEFRYGKVARAIAGFAMVAAFLVMLGTFLQGLGNMFGVFLGTDPKLVMTLMLILALAYTVTGGMWSVVLTDLVQFLILGLVIPLCSVIAIVHVGGWDALYNGVYAALGEPGVNPVACYGMPTIWYQIIYFFIAMAVYPTSLTRVCSCRSVREGYKGSTLGYSSFLARACFPVIIGAAGLIIVPNLTSGITAYAETMLAIVPTGLLGLIVAGMLSAFMSTADTYYMTCASMIPQDIIGPLLPQNKKLSDKQTSLLIRLGILLTALCALYVGYYYEGGMIYWVVKLAELMFVSGVAVACFFGMYWKKANQWGACASLVFGLLSAVITNYILGLDAWVIGFSSMGSSVVGMVVFSLLTQKTDPPKKIVGVYRERRGLANGMD, from the coding sequence ATGAGACTCGCGGCATTGGATTGGGTTATCGTTGCACTGTTTATCCTCGGCATCACCGCCATCGGTCTGATGGCATCGAAAAAAGCGCATGGTAAAAAAGAAGAGCTTCTGGTAGCCGGCAGAAACGTCGGCATGTACGTTATGCTGGCAAGCGTCGTGGCCGGTGAATGGGGCGCCATCACCATGGTCTATCAGGCGGAGGCGGGCTATAACAACGGCCTGTCCGCCATGTTCCTCGGCGTGGTGATCGTGATCGGCTCGGTACTCGCCGGCATGGGCGGCTATTTTGCCGTATGGGTGCGCCGGCTCAAGATCATGACCATCCCGGAGATCATGGAATTCCGCTACGGAAAAGTAGCGCGCGCGATCGCCGGCTTTGCCATGGTCGCGGCGTTCCTCGTCATGCTGGGCACGTTTTTGCAGGGCCTCGGCAACATGTTCGGCGTGTTCCTCGGCACCGATCCCAAGCTGGTTATGACGCTGATGCTGATCTTGGCCTTGGCCTACACCGTTACGGGCGGCATGTGGTCGGTTGTGCTGACTGATCTGGTGCAGTTTTTGATTCTGGGCCTTGTCATTCCGCTTTGCTCCGTTATCGCGATCGTACACGTGGGCGGCTGGGACGCGCTGTACAACGGCGTGTATGCCGCGCTGGGCGAACCCGGCGTCAACCCGGTGGCGTGCTACGGCATGCCCACGATCTGGTATCAGATTATTTATTTCTTTATCGCAATGGCGGTCTATCCGACCTCGCTCACGCGCGTGTGCTCCTGCCGCTCGGTGCGCGAGGGCTACAAGGGTTCTACCCTTGGCTACTCGTCGTTTTTGGCCCGCGCGTGCTTCCCGGTCATCATCGGCGCCGCCGGCCTGATCATTGTGCCGAACCTGACAAGCGGCATCACGGCCTATGCGGAAACCATGCTGGCCATCGTGCCGACCGGCTTGCTAGGGCTGATCGTCGCCGGTATGCTGTCGGCCTTTATGTCCACCGCGGATACCTATTATATGACCTGCGCCTCCATGATCCCGCAGGATATCATCGGGCCGCTGCTGCCACAGAATAAAAAGCTTTCGGATAAGCAGACCTCGCTCCTCATCCGCCTCGGTATTTTGCTCACCGCGCTTTGCGCGCTGTATGTCGGCTATTATTACGAGGGCGGCATGATCTACTGGGTGGTCAAGCTGGCGGAGCTGATGTTCGTTTCCGGCGTAGCCGTCGCGTGCTTCTTCGGTATGTACTGGAAAAAGGCGAATCAGTGGGGCGCGTGCGCGTCGCTGGTGTTCGGCCTGCTCTCCGCGGTGATCACCAACTATATCCTCGGTCTGGACGCTTGGGTCATCGGCTTTAGCTCGATGGGCTCGTCCGTTGTCGGTATGGTGGTATTTTCGCTCCTGACGCAGAAGACGGATCCGCCGAAAAAGATTGTTGGCGTTTACCGCGAACGGCGCGGTCTGGCAAACGGTATGGATTAA
- a CDS encoding NAD(P)-dependent oxidoreductase has translation MEKIGFIGLGNMGGAICKALIAGGLDVTVFDLNPKALADEAYQNKAAIADSTGAVWKACDIVFLSLPSSKQVVPIIEEFIAAGVQGKTIVDTSTSYPQTTRALYARIKAAGGQLVDLAISGAPADAQNGKLMALFGGDAAMHEKLAPIVRCFADRYPNLGESGAGHVTKILFNFVAMSYVNIYAMAFPLAQKLGLDMDQVYELLLSTGMGCGTMQFYVPKMIHQTYEMAFALELAHKDLSYCRSLFEEFQVPAFLLDGELAMLRTAIRDGKGKMDYSACIGTMFEFFEGK, from the coding sequence ATGGAGAAAATCGGTTTTATCGGGCTTGGCAATATGGGCGGGGCGATCTGCAAGGCGCTGATCGCAGGCGGACTGGACGTAACGGTATTCGATTTAAACCCCAAGGCGCTGGCGGACGAGGCCTATCAAAACAAGGCGGCGATCGCGGACAGCACCGGCGCGGTGTGGAAAGCGTGCGACATTGTATTTCTCTCCCTGCCCTCCTCCAAGCAGGTCGTTCCCATCATAGAGGAATTTATCGCGGCGGGCGTTCAGGGCAAGACCATCGTCGATACCTCGACCAGCTACCCGCAGACGACGCGCGCGCTTTACGCGCGCATCAAGGCGGCAGGCGGCCAGCTGGTCGATCTGGCGATTTCGGGCGCGCCCGCGGACGCGCAGAACGGCAAGCTGATGGCGCTTTTCGGCGGCGACGCGGCAATGCATGAAAAGCTCGCGCCGATCGTGCGCTGCTTTGCCGACCGGTACCCTAATTTAGGCGAGAGCGGCGCGGGCCACGTGACCAAGATCCTGTTCAACTTCGTGGCCATGAGTTACGTCAATATCTACGCCATGGCTTTTCCGCTCGCGCAAAAGCTGGGGCTCGATATGGATCAGGTTTATGAATTGCTGCTCAGCACCGGCATGGGCTGCGGCACCATGCAGTTCTACGTGCCCAAAATGATCCACCAGACGTACGAGATGGCGTTCGCCCTTGAACTGGCGCACAAGGATCTGTCCTATTGCCGCAGCCTGTTCGAGGAATTTCAGGTGCCTGCCTTTTTGCTGGACGGCGAATTGGCCATGCTGCGCACCGCGATCCGCGACGGCAAGGGCAAAATGGATTACAGCGCCTGCATCGGCACGATGTTTGAATTTTTTGAGGGCAAGTAA
- a CDS encoding SDR family NAD(P)-dependent oxidoreductase → MLKCFDLTGQTAIVTGASKGLGEGFAHALAQSGADLFLAARHPEGLQRVAEEIRAAYGVRCHWCAADIAKPGDPDRIAAACTDVYGKIDILVNNAAAMRNNKPPQQTTPEEFEAVMYPNVIGTYALCRAVGEVMRRQKKGKIVNISSMSALIVNRGVYGGSYEVSKAAVAMLTKTLAVEWAGDGINVNAICPGYYGTEPNRRFFAADPTFEGKVLDMIPMHRLGEPNELWGALILLCSPAADYMQGSVITVDGGYTLW, encoded by the coding sequence ATGCTGAAATGCTTTGATTTGACCGGCCAGACCGCGATTGTGACCGGCGCAAGCAAGGGGCTGGGCGAGGGCTTTGCCCACGCGCTCGCGCAGAGCGGGGCCGACCTTTTTCTGGCGGCGCGCCATCCGGAGGGCTTACAGCGGGTGGCCGAGGAGATTCGCGCGGCGTACGGGGTGCGGTGCCACTGGTGCGCGGCGGATATCGCCAAGCCCGGCGACCCGGACCGCATCGCCGCCGCCTGTACGGACGTTTACGGCAAGATCGACATTCTGGTCAACAACGCGGCGGCCATGCGCAATAACAAGCCCCCGCAGCAGACCACGCCGGAGGAATTCGAGGCGGTCATGTACCCCAACGTGATCGGCACCTACGCGCTTTGCCGCGCGGTGGGCGAAGTGATGCGGCGGCAGAAAAAGGGCAAGATCGTCAACATTTCTTCCATGTCGGCGCTGATCGTCAACCGCGGCGTATACGGCGGTTCCTACGAGGTCTCCAAGGCCGCGGTCGCCATGCTGACCAAAACGCTCGCGGTCGAATGGGCGGGCGACGGCATCAATGTCAACGCGATCTGCCCCGGCTATTACGGCACCGAGCCCAACCGCCGGTTTTTCGCGGCCGACCCCACGTTTGAGGGCAAGGTGCTCGACATGATCCCCATGCACCGTCTGGGCGAACCGAACGAGCTTTGGGGCGCGCTGATCTTGCTGTGTTCCCCGGCGGCGGACTATATGCAAGGCAGCGTGATCACCGTGGACGGCGGCTACACACTTTGGTGA
- a CDS encoding iron-containing alcohol dehydrogenase, whose translation MKCFDTYFPTKLIFGAGTIARLGETAKAYGKKAMIVTTGDDMKNFGILDKATASLESAGVAYTVFSGVEPNPKDHNVDEGVLLFAREGCDMTIGLGGGSAMDGAKAISMISRNGGVVMDYMPGQARAAEQLTETNPCICVTTTAGTGSEATYFSVITNTKTHEKPGLGCPCMMPVASIIDPELMLSLPRGVTAQTGVDVFFHAMEAYLSTVATPYTEMVSLEAMRLTAQYLPRVLDHPDDLEARGKMAWANTLGGMAIVLAATCGLHAMGHSISGVTDIPHGRALATAAVAFMDYTWDADPERYATVARILGADPALPDEQAASECGKLMERFLKNSGMQTRLTELNVREDQIEEIADVTCSAMAFCMGVTLKKLERADIVEMLHMSL comes from the coding sequence ATGAAATGCTTTGATACTTATTTTCCGACCAAGCTGATCTTCGGCGCGGGAACCATCGCCCGTCTTGGCGAGACCGCGAAGGCGTACGGCAAAAAGGCGATGATCGTCACCACGGGCGACGATATGAAAAACTTTGGCATTCTCGACAAGGCGACCGCGTCGCTCGAAAGCGCGGGCGTGGCCTACACGGTGTTCAGCGGCGTTGAGCCCAACCCCAAGGACCACAATGTGGACGAGGGCGTTTTGCTCTTTGCGCGCGAGGGCTGCGACATGACGATCGGCCTTGGCGGCGGCAGCGCGATGGACGGCGCCAAAGCGATCTCGATGATCAGCCGCAACGGCGGCGTGGTCATGGACTACATGCCCGGCCAAGCGCGCGCCGCGGAACAGCTGACAGAGACCAACCCCTGCATCTGCGTGACGACCACGGCGGGCACCGGTTCGGAAGCGACGTATTTTTCCGTGATCACCAACACCAAGACGCATGAAAAGCCCGGTCTCGGCTGCCCCTGCATGATGCCCGTGGCTTCCATCATCGACCCCGAGCTGATGCTTTCACTGCCGCGCGGCGTGACCGCGCAAACCGGCGTGGATGTGTTTTTCCACGCCATGGAGGCTTATCTTTCCACCGTGGCGACGCCGTATACCGAAATGGTCTCCTTGGAAGCCATGCGGCTGACGGCGCAGTACCTGCCGCGCGTGCTCGACCACCCGGACGATCTGGAAGCGCGCGGTAAAATGGCTTGGGCCAATACGCTGGGCGGCATGGCGATCGTTTTGGCCGCCACCTGCGGGCTGCACGCCATGGGCCACTCCATCAGCGGCGTGACCGATATCCCCCATGGGCGCGCGCTCGCCACCGCGGCGGTCGCTTTTATGGATTACACCTGGGACGCGGACCCGGAACGCTACGCCACAGTCGCCCGTATTCTGGGCGCGGACCCCGCGCTGCCGGACGAGCAGGCCGCCAGTGAATGCGGCAAGCTGATGGAACGGTTCCTGAAAAACAGCGGCATGCAGACGCGCCTGACCGAGCTGAACGTGCGCGAGGACCAGATCGAGGAAATCGCGGACGTTACCTGCAGCGCCATGGCCTTTTGCATGGGCGTGACGCTGAAAAAACTAGAGCGCGCCGATATCGTGGAAATGCTGCACATGTCTTTATGA
- a CDS encoding glucosamine-6-phosphate deaminase translates to MHEEFWVDLLRVHCYPSRDELGASCAKFAAEQIRAILAEKEEANLIFASSPSQMDVLNALRREDVDWSRVNAFHMDEYIGIAPDHKASFVGYLRDNFFQYLPLKNTFYMNGLAEDIEAECERYSALLREHPIDLTFAGIGENGHMAFNDPYLADFFDPKLVKPNLSLDEECRMQQVHDKWFSCEAEVPQGAITLTMPTLLRAPVLIVISPSETKSAIVQKCLEGPVGLAVPATAMRLHKNAQLFLDTAAAALLNR, encoded by the coding sequence ATGCACGAGGAATTTTGGGTTGATCTGCTGCGCGTTCACTGCTATCCCTCAAGAGACGAATTGGGCGCGTCCTGCGCAAAGTTTGCCGCCGAGCAGATCCGGGCTATCCTTGCGGAAAAAGAAGAGGCGAACCTGATCTTTGCTTCCTCCCCCTCGCAAATGGACGTATTGAACGCCCTGCGCCGCGAGGACGTGGACTGGAGCCGGGTCAACGCCTTCCATATGGATGAATACATCGGCATCGCGCCCGACCACAAGGCTTCGTTTGTCGGGTATCTGCGCGACAACTTTTTTCAGTACCTTCCCCTGAAAAACACGTTTTATATGAACGGTCTGGCGGAGGATATCGAAGCGGAATGCGAGCGGTACAGCGCGCTGCTGCGCGAGCACCCGATCGACCTGACCTTTGCCGGCATCGGCGAAAACGGCCACATGGCGTTTAACGACCCCTATCTGGCGGACTTTTTCGACCCCAAGCTGGTCAAGCCCAACCTATCGCTAGACGAGGAATGCCGCATGCAGCAGGTGCACGATAAATGGTTCTCCTGCGAGGCCGAAGTGCCGCAGGGCGCGATCACGCTGACCATGCCCACGCTGCTGCGCGCGCCGGTCCTGATCGTCATTTCGCCCAGCGAAACCAAAAGCGCCATTGTGCAGAAATGTCTGGAAGGGCCGGTTGGCCTAGCCGTGCCCGCCACCGCCATGCGCCTGCACAAAAACGCGCAGCTGTTTTTGGATACGGCCGCCGCCGCCCTGCTGAACCGGTAA
- the nagA gene encoding N-acetylglucosamine-6-phosphate deacetylase, which translates to MRTVLENAVIVAPARLFRGTAAVEDGKIAFVTEGPDYDRRPDDQVINAKGRYLSPGFIDLHTHGAGGHDFMDGSVDAIAAACRTHMRHGTTALLPTTLSSQDEELFENLSNIDRAAALREGMPEILGAHLEGPYFSPEQNAAQDKRFIKNPLPEEYQRIFAHCPSIRIWSVAPELPGALQMGNWMRAHGIIGSIGHSNAVYEEVLAASENGYGMITHFWNGMSRLTRKEAKMYLGVAESGLLIDDLTAEVIADGCHLPLSLLKLIYKTKGPDRICLVTDSMRAAGTDVAESTLGSLKNGQRVIIEGGVAYMPGKASFGGSIATADRLVRTMYRRVGVPLPEAVRMMTLTPAKALGVERRLGSIAAGKDADLLLFDDDIHIELIMIKGKVWAAS; encoded by the coding sequence ATGCGCACTGTATTGGAAAACGCCGTTATCGTCGCCCCCGCGCGGCTGTTCCGGGGCACGGCGGCGGTAGAGGACGGCAAAATCGCCTTTGTGACCGAAGGGCCGGATTATGACCGCCGGCCGGACGATCAGGTGATAAACGCGAAGGGCCGTTATCTTTCGCCCGGCTTTATCGATCTGCACACCCACGGCGCGGGCGGGCACGATTTTATGGACGGCTCGGTCGACGCGATCGCGGCGGCGTGCCGCACGCATATGCGGCACGGCACCACGGCGCTGCTGCCCACCACGCTGTCCTCGCAGGATGAGGAGCTGTTTGAAAACCTATCGAACATCGACCGCGCCGCCGCGCTGCGCGAAGGCATGCCCGAAATTTTGGGCGCGCATCTGGAGGGCCCGTATTTTTCGCCGGAGCAGAACGCGGCGCAGGATAAACGCTTTATCAAGAATCCCTTGCCGGAAGAATACCAGCGGATCTTCGCGCACTGCCCCTCGATCCGTATCTGGTCGGTCGCGCCCGAGCTGCCGGGCGCGCTGCAAATGGGCAACTGGATGCGCGCGCACGGTATCATCGGCTCGATCGGCCACTCCAACGCGGTCTACGAAGAGGTGCTGGCGGCGAGCGAAAACGGCTACGGCATGATCACGCACTTTTGGAACGGCATGTCCCGCTTGACGCGCAAAGAGGCGAAAATGTACCTTGGCGTGGCCGAAAGCGGGCTGCTCATCGACGATTTGACCGCCGAGGTGATTGCAGATGGTTGCCATTTGCCCCTATCTTTGCTAAAATTGATTTATAAGACCAAAGGGCCGGATCGTATCTGTCTGGTGACCGATTCCATGCGCGCCGCCGGAACGGATGTGGCGGAAAGCACGCTCGGCAGCCTGAAAAACGGACAGCGCGTGATCATCGAAGGCGGCGTGGCGTACATGCCGGGCAAGGCCAGCTTCGGCGGCAGCATTGCGACGGCGGACCGGCTGGTCCGTACCATGTACAGGCGCGTCGGCGTCCCGCTGCCCGAAGCCGTGCGCATGATGACGCTCACCCCCGCGAAGGCCTTGGGCGTGGAACGCCGTCTGGGCAGCATCGCGGCCGGTAAGGATGCGGACCTTTTACTCTTTGACGATGATATCCATATCGAGCTGATTATGATAAAAGGGAAGGTTTGGGCCGCCTCATGA
- a CDS encoding LacI family DNA-binding transcriptional regulator — protein sequence MRITIKDVASDAGVSTATVSHVINNTKNVSLSVAQRVRESIARLHYYPNQMGGGLRSKKSYTVGLIIPTIANETFGRLADAIQCILFEQGFNLIVCNTYYDVEMEKRALDTMLMKQVDAVFAIPAEDRCPKLQEIAQHHCPIILLDRVLQDFETDVVAADNYRGERMAINYLIRMGHRHIGYIDRMLQQSHSAAQKQGYIDALGEHGIPYNEAYVVNATGHYYEAGTGAAQTLMHRCPDITAIACYYDLMAFGVIRGLLDLGFRVPEDVSVIGYDNMLVTEASYPRLTTVETPLQQIAETACGLLMRRLQENEDNKDHPLAEPAKEKILLEPRLVTRESVAKRSAPVKQTP from the coding sequence ATGAGAATTACGATCAAAGATGTAGCCAGCGACGCCGGGGTTTCCACCGCCACAGTGTCTCACGTGATCAACAACACCAAGAATGTGAGCCTGTCCGTCGCGCAGCGCGTGCGCGAATCCATCGCCCGCCTGCACTATTACCCGAACCAGATGGGCGGGGGCCTGCGCAGCAAGAAATCCTACACCGTCGGGCTGATCATCCCCACCATTGCCAACGAAACGTTCGGCCGCCTCGCGGACGCCATTCAGTGCATCCTGTTCGAGCAGGGCTTCAATTTGATCGTATGCAACACCTACTATGATGTGGAAATGGAAAAGCGCGCGCTGGACACCATGCTGATGAAGCAGGTGGACGCTGTTTTCGCCATCCCGGCGGAGGACCGCTGCCCCAAGCTTCAGGAGATCGCCCAGCACCACTGCCCCATCATTTTGCTGGACCGTGTTTTACAGGACTTTGAGACCGACGTTGTCGCGGCGGACAACTACCGCGGCGAACGCATGGCGATCAACTACCTCATCCGCATGGGACACCGGCACATCGGTTATATCGACCGCATGCTGCAACAGTCGCATTCCGCCGCGCAGAAGCAGGGCTATATCGACGCGCTCGGGGAGCACGGCATTCCCTATAACGAGGCCTATGTCGTCAACGCGACCGGCCATTATTACGAAGCCGGTACCGGCGCGGCGCAAACGCTGATGCACCGCTGCCCGGATATCACCGCGATCGCGTGCTACTACGACCTAATGGCCTTTGGTGTGATTCGCGGCCTGCTCGACCTTGGGTTTCGCGTGCCGGAGGATGTTTCGGTCATCGGATACGACAACATGCTGGTGACCGAGGCCTCCTACCCGCGCCTGACCACGGTGGAGACCCCCTTGCAGCAGATCGCGGAGACCGCGTGCGGCCTGCTGATGCGCCGCCTGCAAGAAAATGAGGACAACAAGGACCATCCGCTCGCGGAACCGGCCAAGGAAAAGATCCTGCTGGAACCGAGGCTGGTCACGCGGGAATCCGTCGCCAAAAGAAGCGCTCCTGTAAAGCAGACCCCATAA
- a CDS encoding aldehyde dehydrogenase family protein — protein MKMLVGGRPTDARDGATLSVYDPAAARLIDTVPAATKQDIEEALENAEQGAKEWRACPLHRRIAVIRTFLQKFEDAAEELTALLQRETGKTTAAARGCILGSRALGEHYAELARTLGGETFAPDNWAGTENALVMTVREPLGVVVCILPFNFPIDSFMHKVVPALLMGNAVIIKPASETPLTDIRVTELLLESGVPGNAAQIVTGSGAKIGAWLTADARVALINLTGSTRVGVEIAQNAAAHLHRLHLELGGNDPLIILPDADLNTAVEEAFASRIGNAGQVCCAGKRFLIPRDRKEAFLDGLIRRLRAVRVGDPADPRTDCGPLISERAAKELEENLRHCVSQGATLRFGGRRLQGAYFEPTVLEITPEVDAARDLELFGPVWSVLPYDTVDDAIALANHTMYGLSSGVLGKDLSQMMYVARNIQAGACVIGGSGAYRTSDQPFGGYKMSGLGREGGRYTLEELSQLKTIVLKTPYSF, from the coding sequence ATGAAAATGCTCGTTGGCGGCCGTCCCACGGACGCGCGGGACGGGGCCACCCTATCCGTCTACGACCCCGCCGCCGCGCGGCTGATCGACACCGTGCCCGCCGCGACCAAGCAGGATATCGAAGAGGCGCTGGAAAACGCCGAGCAGGGCGCGAAGGAATGGCGCGCCTGCCCGCTGCATCGGCGCATTGCCGTCATTCGCACGTTTCTGCAAAAATTTGAGGACGCCGCGGAGGAACTGACCGCGCTTTTGCAGCGCGAAACCGGTAAAACGACCGCCGCGGCGCGCGGCTGCATTCTGGGCAGCCGCGCGCTTGGCGAACACTACGCGGAGCTTGCGCGCACACTGGGCGGCGAGACCTTCGCGCCGGACAACTGGGCCGGGACGGAAAACGCGCTGGTGATGACGGTGCGCGAACCGCTTGGCGTTGTTGTGTGCATCCTGCCGTTCAACTTCCCCATTGATTCGTTCATGCACAAGGTGGTGCCCGCGCTGCTCATGGGCAACGCGGTGATCATCAAGCCCGCTTCCGAAACGCCGCTGACCGATATCCGCGTGACCGAGCTGCTGCTGGAAAGCGGCGTGCCGGGCAACGCGGCGCAGATCGTCACCGGCAGCGGCGCGAAGATCGGCGCGTGGCTGACCGCCGACGCGCGCGTGGCGCTCATCAACCTGACCGGCAGCACCCGCGTGGGCGTCGAAATCGCGCAAAACGCGGCCGCCCATCTGCACCGGCTGCATTTGGAGCTGGGCGGCAACGATCCGCTCATCATCCTGCCGGACGCCGACCTGAATACCGCCGTGGAGGAGGCGTTCGCCTCCCGCATCGGCAACGCCGGACAGGTGTGCTGCGCGGGCAAACGCTTCCTCATTCCAAGGGACCGCAAGGAAGCCTTTCTGGACGGCCTGATCCGTCGCTTGCGGGCCGTCCGCGTCGGCGACCCGGCCGATCCCCGGACCGATTGCGGGCCGCTCATCTCGGAGCGCGCCGCGAAGGAGCTGGAAGAAAACCTGCGGCACTGCGTTTCGCAGGGCGCGACCCTGCGCTTTGGCGGGCGCCGCCTGCAAGGCGCGTACTTTGAACCCACCGTATTGGAGATAACGCCCGAAGTGGACGCGGCGCGGGATCTGGAGCTGTTCGGCCCGGTCTGGTCGGTGCTGCCGTATGACACGGTGGACGACGCCATCGCGCTTGCCAACCACACGATGTACGGCCTGTCCTCCGGCGTTTTAGGCAAGGATCTGTCGCAGATGATGTATGTGGCCAGAAATATACAGGCCGGCGCCTGTGTGATCGGCGGTTCGGGCGCGTACCGGACCAGCGATCAGCCCTTTGGCGGCTATAAAATGAGCGGCCTTGGGCGCGAGGGCGGCCGGTATACGCTGGAAGAACTGAGCCAGCTGAAAACGATCGTACTCAAAACCCCCTACTCTTTTTAA